One genomic window of Arachis stenosperma cultivar V10309 chromosome 10, arast.V10309.gnm1.PFL2, whole genome shotgun sequence includes the following:
- the LOC130956727 gene encoding uncharacterized protein LOC130956727, with the protein MSPCPAPENKRYLSTEACQKLVEPVTYEEVLVNRFRPFLSEIIGPLQGGFIPGRGTTENIIIAQEIMHFMRNTKSQKGTMAFKIDLEKAYNRVGWHFLEATLVRFGFSKATINLILNCVTSSSLAVLWNRNRLQNFNPKRGLRQGYPMSPYLFVLCMEMLACFISHRVFQGLWNPVAVSRNGPRLSHLIFADDLLLFYKASKAQVIEVKHCLDLFSRASGLKVNLHKSKAQCSKRVSERRKEVLSRVSNIRFCNYLGKYLRNNIGHARASRKTAQEFLWKGHATGKGLLPGQVLKHKYIKNQSSMNGNSRNSSSATWKNIVSAYEHLSRKGFIGIMGMSTNQFDFIVADLWKGVSWEADSLTTSIMHEIKQFICGMRYLSLTELEPQWEWWPVATKKYSTREGYRWLLEKTLNWNANNNWNWLWNTNIPEKFKFTMWLGLHDALPIEIFRFKRHLASLDMCKRCNKAQETMEHCLRDCE; encoded by the exons ATGTCTCCGTGTCCTGCCCccgaaaacaaacgctaccttagtACTGAGGCTTGTCAAAAGCTAGTGGAACCAGTGACGTATGAAGAG GTTCTAGTTAACAGGTTCAGACCTTTCCTGTCAGAGATCATTGGTCCTTTGCAAGGAGGGTTCATTCCAGGAAGAGGAACCACAGAGAATATTATCATTGCTCAGGAGATTATGCACTTCATGAGGAATACCAAGTCTCAAAAAGGGACCATGGCATTTAagattgatttggaaaaagcttATAACAGGGTAGGATGGCATTTTTTGGAAGCTACTTTGGTCCGGTTTGGGTTTTCAAAGGCTACCATTAATCTTATATTGAATTGTGTGACTTCCTCTTCGTTGGCAGTTTTGTGGAATAGGAACAGGCTCCAAAATTTCAATCCAAAGAGAGGGTTGAGGCAAGGATATCCCATGTCTCCTTATCTATTTGTACTCTGTATGGAAATGCTTGCCTGCTTTATCTCTCATAGAGTTTTCCAAGGTTTGTGGAACCCGGTAGCGGTTTCTAGGAACGGACCACGACTCTCTCATTTGATATTTGCAGATGATCTTTTGCTTTTCTATAAGGCATCTAAAGCTCAAGTAATAGAGGTTAAGCATTgcctagacttgttttctagagCGTCAGGTTTGAAGGTAAATCTTCATAAGTCAAAGGCCCAGTGTTCCAAGAGGGTGTCGGAGAGGAGGAAAGAGGTTCTCTCAAGGGTCTCTAACATCCGGTTCTGTAATTATTTGGGTAAATACCTGAGAAATAACATCGGTCATGCCAGAGCTTCCAGGAAGACGGCTCAGGAG TTCTTGTGGAAAGGCCATGCAACTGGCAAAGGGCTGCTTCCTGGTCAG GTTCTGAAGCATAAATATATCAAGAATCAATCTAGTATGAACGGAAATAGTAGAAATTCTTCATCGGCTACCTGGAAGAACATTGTTAGTGCCTATGAGCATCTTTCAAGGAAGGGTTTCATTGGAATAATGGGGATGTCCACAAATCAGTTTG ATTTCATAGTGGCTGACTTGTGGAAAGGGGTGTCTTGGGAGGCTGATAGTCTTACCACGTCTATTATGCATGAGATTAAGCAGTTTATTTGTGGTATGAGATATCTTAGTTTGACTGAGTTAGAGCCACAGTGGGAGTGGTGGCCTGTAGCAACAAAAAAGTATAGTACAAGGGAGGGTTATAGATGGTTATTAGAGAAAACATTAAATTGGAATGCCAATAATAACTGGAACTGGTTGTGGAATACAAACATTCCGGAGAAGTTCAAATTTACTATGTGGCTTGGCTTACATGATGCTCTACCAATTGAGATCTTTCGATTCAAGCGGCATTTAGCTTCTTTAGATATGTGTAAGAGATGTAACAAGGCGCAGGAGACTATGGAGCATTGTCTTAGAGACTGTGAATGA